The Solibacillus sp. FSL R7-0668 genome includes the window AGGCGAACTGGCGTTAACAATCGAAGGATCTCACTTTGGCAAGGAGTTTTTAAGTAAGCTAGGCTATTTATATAGCTTTTCAGAGGCGACTTTAGAAGCGAAGGCAGAGGTATTACAGCAGCCGGGAGCAGTCAAGCTTCGTCCATTTATGCAAAAGGATACGGAGGCACTTGTAACCATTTTTAGTGAGGCTTTTGGGGATATACGTGAGGAATCACTAGAGCTTATTGAATTTAACACGACAACGGAAGGGCTTGTCATGTGGACGGCGGAAGTGGGAGAGGAAGTAGTCGGAACGGTGACCACTCGTAAAGAGGGTGAAGTCGAGTGGATTACGGCCTTTGCGGTGGCGCCAAACAAGCAGGGGCAAGGGATTGGCACGCAAATTTTAAACATCGTCAAAGATTATGCGATTCGCCAGGATGAAAAAACGATACTATTAGACGTTGAAATCGAAAATGCCAGCGCATTACGCGTCTATGAAAAAGCAGGCTTCATGAAATCGATGCAGCTCGATTATTATATTTGTTTGTAAAGGTTGAAGAGTATGTAGCAATAAAGAAAAGGTCAAAACCCTTAATAGGAGGGGTTTTGACCTTTTTCTATTGCCTTCACATCAAAAATGCTTCTTTTGAAGGACCGATTATATACAGCTCGTGCATTGCGCGGGTGAGGGCGACATAGAGGAGCTTGCGGTCGATTGAATTGTCGTAATAGGGTGCCTCAAATGATGCGATGATGACCGCATCAAACTCCAGCCCTTTTGCTAAGTGACTAGGCACGACGAGGAGCTTCTGCTGATCAATCGCCGAATTTTCGTCCAATATTTGTGCGGGAAACTCGGCCTTTTCCAGCTGCTTCACAATTGATTTCGCTTCTTTTGTCGTTTTGCAAATGAGTGCGATAGACTGATGGTTGCTTGCTTTAATTTGCTCGACAATTTGGGTAATGGTTTTGACATTTAGGGCTTGTTGTTCGATAAATTGAGGCTGCTTACCATGTCTTACAACGGGTTCGACAAGTGGTAGGTCCTCGTCCATTTGCATGAGAATGTCATTGGCTACTTCCATAATTTCAATCGTTGTGCGGTAGCTTTTTTGCAGTGTCGCATAGGTGGCGCGTGGGAATAGATCAAGCACGGGCTGCCAATCCGTTAAGGAACGATAGCTGTGGATGCCTTGGGCTAAATCGCCAACCATCGTAAACATATCCGTTTCCAGTCCGGCCTTTAATGCGGCAAGCTGGAAGTAGCTGTAGTCCTGTACCTCGTCAATGAAAACAACGCGCATTTTCCATGGCTCCTCTATGCCTTTTACCTTTGCCTGCAAATAATAGAGCGCGGCTAAATCCTCTAACGCCCAAATCTCCTTTTTATGCGCTTGTAGGAAGCTTTCTGTTTCGTTTTGATCCCATTCTGGTGCAATTTTATAGAGTAATTCGCGATTCGTCACGATTTCGCGGTAAAGTGTTTTGACCTTTGTTTTTGTGAAGGGCTTCATATAACGTGTTGCCGTTGTTTTGGCTTCTTGCTTAATTTTTGGAATGCGTTCATCGCGCTCGTCAATTAATTTCGTGACGGTATAGCGGCGTTTTTCTGCATCGCGCATGCCGTTTAGCGCTCGGCCAATGGCTTCCTCATAACGGGCGTTTAACTTAGTTAAGACAGCGGTAGTTTTTCGCTTAACCTCGGTTTGAATGATTTTTTTGATGCGTTCGAGGCGTTTTTCAATCGGCATATAATGAAATTCGACTAAAAACAGCTTTTTCAAATGCTCGCCCTTCATAATTCGGTATTTTTCGATAAAGACATCGTCAAAACGTGTAGCCAATTGCTCTTCATAGTGCTGTAAATAGCGCTGCATCATCAGCTCATAAAAGGGGCTGCCCTTCATTTTGGAAATATGCAGGTCATCGTAATTCGTCATGGTGTTCTCGACGATTTTTTCGAGCTGCTCATTTGGATTTGTGAGCTTTAATTTCACATGTAAGGCGTTTTGTACATACTCGGCATAGGTCGTTTGGCAAATTTTATCGACGCCAAGCTCTGGTAGCACATCGCCAATGTATTCGATAAATAAATTATTCGGTGCTAAAATCATCAGCTGCTCGGCATTAAAGTGCTCGCCCATTGTATATAAAAAATACGAAATTCGGTGGAGGGCAATGGTCGTTTTTCCAGAACCAGCTGCCCCTTGTACGAGAATTGGTTGGCGGAGGTGCGCACGAATAATTTCATTTTGCTCCTTTTGAATAGTCGATACGATTTCAGTTAAACGAACATCGGCCTTTCCTTCGAGCGCTTCTTGTAACAATTCGTCGTTTGTTGTTAAATCAACGTCTCGGTAATCGAGAAGCTCGGCTTGCTCAATTTTGTATTGGCGTTTGGCGAATAGATGCCCGGCTTGTTCTTCACCGCGTACGTCATAGGTTAGCTCACCTAGTCGTCCATCATAGTACACGTTTGCGACAGGGGAACGCCAATCGACGATAATCGGCTCATGGGTTTCGCTGTGAAAGAGAGAGGTTTTTCCAATATAAAGAAATTCCTCTGGCTCCCCTTCACGCTGAAAATGGATGCGCGCGAAATAGGGCTTTTGACGAATCGCCTCTAAGCCCTCCTTTTGATCGCGTGCTAGCTCGAAAAAGCGCGTGTTCATTAAAATATTTAAGAAGCTGTCACTCGAATCGAGGTATTCCACGTTTGACATCGCTGTTTTAATATTGGCCTGTGCATTTTCAATATCGCTTATAGAGCTATGTAAAATGCGGTCCATATACGCAATGGTGTCGTGAAGTCGTCGCTGCTCCTCTTTGAAATTCTTTAGCTGTAACTGATGTTCCATCGTTTGTCGTTCCCCCAATCATCTTATAAAGTCAGACTATTATCGTATCAAATGTAGCAATCTTAATTCAAGTATTGCTCTAAAAATGAATGGTGATTTCTGGATTGCTTTGTGAGAAAAGTTCTTTTAAGGGGTATAAAGGATTAAAGCTATGAGC containing:
- a CDS encoding GNAT family N-acetyltransferase, coding for MNLSAITVSLPLDEETYEELQNLCEVAECDGHIYTQVMNLPIARSYESRGFYVLVYDDDKNELIGAGTAIDIMGLNTFEWSVLVAPMYRQLGVGGAIVNVLKDGMAARGSEGELALTIEGSHFGKEFLSKLGYLYSFSEATLEAKAEVLQQPGAVKLRPFMQKDTEALVTIFSEAFGDIREESLELIEFNTTTEGLVMWTAEVGEEVVGTVTTRKEGEVEWITAFAVAPNKQGQGIGTQILNIVKDYAIRQDEKTILLDVEIENASALRVYEKAGFMKSMQLDYYICL
- the helD gene encoding RNA polymerase recycling motor HelD; this encodes MEHQLQLKNFKEEQRRLHDTIAYMDRILHSSISDIENAQANIKTAMSNVEYLDSSDSFLNILMNTRFFELARDQKEGLEAIRQKPYFARIHFQREGEPEEFLYIGKTSLFHSETHEPIIVDWRSPVANVYYDGRLGELTYDVRGEEQAGHLFAKRQYKIEQAELLDYRDVDLTTNDELLQEALEGKADVRLTEIVSTIQKEQNEIIRAHLRQPILVQGAAGSGKTTIALHRISYFLYTMGEHFNAEQLMILAPNNLFIEYIGDVLPELGVDKICQTTYAEYVQNALHVKLKLTNPNEQLEKIVENTMTNYDDLHISKMKGSPFYELMMQRYLQHYEEQLATRFDDVFIEKYRIMKGEHLKKLFLVEFHYMPIEKRLERIKKIIQTEVKRKTTAVLTKLNARYEEAIGRALNGMRDAEKRRYTVTKLIDERDERIPKIKQEAKTTATRYMKPFTKTKVKTLYREIVTNRELLYKIAPEWDQNETESFLQAHKKEIWALEDLAALYYLQAKVKGIEEPWKMRVVFIDEVQDYSYFQLAALKAGLETDMFTMVGDLAQGIHSYRSLTDWQPVLDLFPRATYATLQKSYRTTIEIMEVANDILMQMDEDLPLVEPVVRHGKQPQFIEQQALNVKTITQIVEQIKASNHQSIALICKTTKEAKSIVKQLEKAEFPAQILDENSAIDQQKLLVVPSHLAKGLEFDAVIIASFEAPYYDNSIDRKLLYVALTRAMHELYIIGPSKEAFLM